A region from the Fibrobacter sp. genome encodes:
- a CDS encoding SPOR domain-containing protein: MKKIVAFLTVAAGCAMGWAADQPTDLDSLFRGKEYKPALSASLRDTTSNQAVPSKSSNAKSSKSDGYYVLQFEAVADFDAAQRRRAQISASTGYAIQVVFDTPFYKLRGGGWTTKKAAEDKARELSAYNINAFVVKLK; this comes from the coding sequence ATGAAAAAGATTGTTGCATTTTTGACTGTTGCCGCAGGTTGCGCCATGGGCTGGGCTGCTGACCAGCCTACTGATCTTGATTCCCTGTTCCGTGGCAAGGAATACAAGCCTGCTCTGAGCGCATCCTTGAGGGATACTACTTCCAATCAGGCTGTTCCCAGCAAGTCTTCTAATGCCAAGTCCAGCAAGTCTGATGGCTACTATGTCCTTCAGTTTGAAGCTGTTGCTGATTTTGATGCCGCTCAGCGTCGCCGTGCACAGATTTCTGCAAGCACTGGTTATGCAATCCAGGTTGTATTTGATACTCCCTTCTACAAGCTTCGTGGCGGTGGATGGACGACGAAGAAGGCTGCTGAAGACAAGGCTCGTGAATTATCTGCCTATAACATCAACGCCTTCGTTGTCAAGTTGAAGTAA